One genomic segment of Clavelina lepadiformis chromosome 3, kaClaLepa1.1, whole genome shotgun sequence includes these proteins:
- the LOC143448659 gene encoding uncharacterized protein LOC143448659, protein MEAHICEEDLLSGIELLPVTEPNTPENILDESSTSSLSILSDMNSPTKSFHLISPAKLQQSPSEKTPSESASQLQKLLHDSLASSLRKEAELKSKWPASPGEIRLASSIKNHSKTETAVTSKPGNVGPISGAAVYTSLLNKNNLLTLPSNSLHSEDKQALNENNRKSSHFTTPKKSTKGPNICLANQFPSGLSPIKHCPERNSKKHLTVRTSVEDIQLASDDPNTKKLLAFINQLEKGSDNDKSVADQLAQLSILLKNSSAEVGHNEEIGQGDHDGDSFVKQQRKNQTEEVLNKEKVDHSANQDKISDNMSTEQSLKHIDATQSKTQSSKSNAVSGNYFKTSSNKEAKSAQNYKIANSVKSRSGRTNQVSKATKDSMAVERTRNEKKEKVKREMDVRKASKSKMTKNAPSQVIKEGAKEQDIRSTTDKIGIESKPLQDMTAVRNHLHGMLNFHKIDPTSLDLSAVDIQNSTHDSKAEDTFHSNDTAILLRAQPKDVLPLSPSKDSSQNLTESLSSGLFGLLKAGQKQPSSGRSSIDSSLAAENEILRDTLEKETYRRKHCEKQIQKLQKKILDIQQELAVANSTDRKKDLMIEQLDKTLAKVVDGWKGHETNLAKSIEQLSLEKESNIEEIVKLKEMVVGLENELAKALEELVEEKERVLHFEEKEKAMQMNYQARTQEISQVIDQKNESLQRLQTKIDKLSEDRTLLKQSMDDIQLEMQDQKKAFITKEEEWEEAIIELEKKHKDELEKEKSQTEQERKRCKEIQSSLSSTQQEVTRLEKLTDAQRTELESMNTQIEVLEAKHQADIRKMEAEHKIDVERQIMEKLSTVHEESHSNEARIREAHKKQVLDLMDGHKRELEAQCHRYEDELHRRDESMRRTLLENEKSLNEKLKSKSDGMRQLMLAKMQNLLQTHYNETLQIVGNTTGVTPQRSTASGSLTHSSMSFPDHSFLNSFGVQGMLSTHTRNGDGVTQRQVSNITHSQAVIPPSQLHSNPPTSISSLDLVKPTPSLPIFHKSAFSVAGSVAPSVTVPTLAKPVPGFSQLQSMPVINPDMQLAANTSIEEHEIEEEALPNLSLISSISHSTVASMQQKDRFLQPAPSNVTSNSAPLSAVQAIVNARETYQRTIDLPIEEVAIANSEDATKVSVQQAGEEDVRQLRLQHYVQRLLQRSPGDPLETVDSESPRQGEVMVTSEENKENGVSRIMQMTSHPTSILTQSINPQLKASPDLVPVKQDKSFNDPLRLPGLISMNIEKRPSALSKEKPNELKRCKSNVRFSQESVMDKPAAIAPNPVLDPGLGFTSYLSPAQMSEISQMLGLYSTSTTPSGETRLAAEHLLAYLRDQKTPVGGQSSVQPSVTSSPVADKKAKQVTKSSEKVLNAEAAMKNKVKSGATPTKSLPAWR, encoded by the exons TATTTTATCGGACATGAACTCTCCAACCAAAAGCTTTCACCTTATTTCACCTGCTAAGCTGCAGCAGAGCCCCTCTGAGAAGACACCATCTGAATCTGCATCACAACTTCAGAAACTTTTACACGATTCTCTCGCTTCAAGTCTACGAAAAGAAGCAGAACTCAAGTCAAAGTGGCCTGCTTCTCCTGGTGAAATTCGATTAGCATCAAGCATAAAGAATCATTCAAAAACAGAAACAGCTGTGACATCAAAACCTGGGAATGTTGGACCCATTTCAGGAGCCGCGGTTTACACTTCGTTGCTGAACAAGAATAACCTTCTTACTTTGCCATCAAATTCTCTGCATTCTGAAGACAAGCAAGCATTGAATGAAAATAATAGGAAATCATCTCATTTTACCACTCCAAAAAAGTCCACAAAAGGCCCAAATATCTGTCTTGCAAATCAGTTTCCCTCTGGACTTTCACCAATTAAACATTGCCCTGAGCGCAATTCTAAAAAACATCTGACCGTTAGAACTTCAGTTGAAGACATTCAGCTTGCCAGTGATGAcccaaatacaaaaaagcttcTGGCGTTCATTAATCAGCTGGAGAAAGGTTCCGATAATGACAAGTCTGTGGCTGACCAGTTGGCTCAACTCTCAATATTGTTAAAGAATAGCAGCGCTGAAGTAGGACACAATGAGGAAATTGGCCAAGGAGATCATGACGGCGACAGTTTTGTGAAGCAACAAAGAAAGAACCAAACCGAGGAGGtgctaaataaagaaaaagttgATCACAGTGCCAATCAAGATAAAATTTCAGACAATATGTCAACTGAACAAAGCTTGAAACACATTGATGCTACACAATCTAAAACTCAAAGTTCTAAATCAAACGCTGTGTCgggaaattattttaaaacttcttcTAACAAGGAAGCAAAGAGTGCTCAAAACTACAAAATTGCTAATTCTGTGAAATCTAGATCTGGCAGAACCAACCAG GTTTCTAAAGCAACTAAAGATAGTATGGCAGTTGAAAGAACTCGAAATgagaaaaaagagaaagtaaaGCGAGAAATGGATGTAAGAAAAGCTTCTAAATCTAAGATGACCAAAAATGCTCCCAGTCAAGTTATTAAAGAAGGTGCAAAGGAGCAAGATATAAGATCAACCACCGATAAGATTGGAATAGAATCGAAACCCCTTCAGGATATGACTGCTGTTCGAAATCATTTGCACGGCATGCtaaactttcacaaaattGATC CCACATCCTTGGATCTTTCTGCCGTTGATATCCAAAACTCCACTCATGACAGTAAAGCTGAAGACACTTTCCACAGCAATGACACGGCAATCTTGCTGAG GGCTCAACCCAAGGATGTTTTGCCCCTCAGTCCATCAAAAGACTCATCTCAAAATCTCACAGAAAGTCTTTCCTCTGGTTTATTTGGCCTTCTAAAAGCCGGTCAGAAACAACCTTCATCTGGACGTTCGTCTATAGACTCTAGTCTTGCTGCAGAAAACGAAATCTTGAGAGATACTCTCGAAAAGGAGAC ATATCGACGTAAGCACTGTGAAAAGCAAATTCAAAAGCTACAGAAAAAGATTTTGGACATTCAACAGGAACTTGCAGTTGCCAATTCCACAGACAGGAAAAAAGATCTAATGATTGAGCAACTAGACAAG aCACTAGCTAAAGTGGTTGATGGCTGGAAAGGACATGAAACAAACCTGGCAAAATCGATCGAACAACTTTCTTTGGAGAAAGAAAGTAATATAGAAGAAATCGTTAAACTCAAAGAG ATGGTAGTAGGTCTGGAAAATGAACTTGCCAAAGCACTTGAGGAACTTGTTGAAGAGAAAGAGAGAGTATTGCATTTTGAGGAGAAGGAAAAAGCAATGCAAATGAATTATCAA GCTCGCACACAAGAAATTTCTCAAGTGATTGACCAGAAAAATGAAAGCTTACAGCGCTTGCAGACAAAGATTGACAAACTATCAGAAGACAGAACTTTGTTGAAGCAATCAATGGATGACATTCAGCTGGAAATGCAG GATCAGAAGAAAGCATTCATAACCAAGGAAGAAGAATGGGAGGAGGCAATTATTGAACTCGAAAAGAAGCACAAAGATGAGTTGGAGAAAGAAAAG TCTCAGACAGAACAAGAAAGAAAGCGCTGCAAAGAAATTCAGTCATCATTATCCTCCACGCAGCAAGAAGTGACTCGTCTTGAGAAGTTAACGGATGCTCAGCGCACCGAGCTGGAGTCAATGAACACACAAATTGAAGTCTTGGAAGCAAAGCATCAAGCTGATATCAGAAAGATGGAGGCAGAGCACAAGATTGATGTGGAAAGACAG ATTATGGAGAAGCTGTCCACTGTGCATGAGGAATCCCACTCCAATGAGGCTCGCATCCGGGAAGCTCACAAGAAGCAGGTCCTTGATTTAATGGACGGACACAAACGGGAACTGGAAGCTCAGTGCCATAGATACGAGGATGAACTTCACAGACGTGACGAATCAATGAGAAGAACTCTtctagaaaatgaaaaatcactAAACGAAAA GCTGAAGTCGAAATCTGACGGTATGCGGCAACTGATGCTTGCTAAGATGCAAAATCTACTTCAAACTCATTATAATGAAACACTCCAA ATTGTTGGCAACACAACCGGCGTCACACCACAACGCTCAACAGCCAGCGGCAGTTTAACGCATTCAAGCATGTCATTTCCCGATCATTCTTTTCTCAATTCATTTGGCGTCCAAGGAATGCTTTCCACCCATACAAGAAACGGCGATGGCGTAACACAGAGACAG GTATCCAACATAACGCATTCCCAGGCTGTTATTCCCCCCTCACAACTTCATTCCAATCCGCCAACATCTATCAGTAG TCTCGATCTGGTCAAGCCCACACCGTCTCTTCCGATTTTCCACAAATCCGCATTTTCCGTTGCTGGCTCTGTAGCGCCATCTGTGACAGTTCCAACCTTAGCGAAACCAGTGCCTGGATTTAGCCAACTACAAAGTATGCCTGTGATAAATCCTGATATGCAACTAGCAG CGAACACTTCCATTGAGGAACACGAAATTGAAGAAGAAGCACTTCCTAATCTTTCCCTCATCAGCAGCATCAGTCACAG cacCGTCGCAAGCATGCAGCAGAAAGATCGCTTTCTCCAACCAGCTCCTTCAAATGTGACATCGAACAGTGCACCGCTTTCAGCCGTGCAAGCAATCGTCAACGCTCGTGAAACTTACCAAAGGACTATCGATCTGCCCATAGAAGAAGTGGCAATAGCAAATAG TGAGGATGCAACGAAGGTGTCGGTTCAGCAGGCCGGCGAAGAAGACGTTAGACAGCTTCGTCTGCAGCATTACGTACAACGG CTACTACAGCGATCTCCAGGTGATCCGCTTGAAACTGTCGACTCTGAATCTCCACGTCAAGGTGAAGTCATGGTTACCAGTGAGGAGAACAAAGAAAATGGAGTCTCACGCATCAtgcaaatgacgtcacatcctACATCAATACTGACGCAATCGATAAACCCGCAATTGAAAG CATCACCAGACCTAGTCCCTGTAAAACAGGACAAGTCTTTCAATGATCCGCTCAGGTTGCCTGGTCTCATCTCAATGAATATTGAAAAGAG GCCTTCAGCTTTGAGCAAGGAAAAACCGAACGAACTGAAACGGTGTAAATCAAATGTGAGGTTTTCACAGGAATCAGTGATGGACAAACCGGCAGCAATCGCGCCAAATCCGGTGCTTGATCCCGGTCTTGGCTTCACCAGTTATTTAAGCCCCGCACAG ATGAGTGAGATTTCACAAATGCTTGGACTCTATTCCACGTCAACTACGCCCAGCGGGGAGACACGGTTGGCTGCCGAACACCTTCTAGCTTATCTGAGGGACCAGAAGACGCCAGTAGGCGGACAG AGTTCAGTTCAACCGTCCGTGACGTCCAGTCCCGTGGCTGACAAAAAAGCGAAACAG GTGACCAAATCATCGGAAAAAGTTCTTAATGCTGAAGCAGCCATGAAAAACAAGGTTAAAAGTGGGGCAACACCCACTAAATCCCTACCCGCGTGGCGGTGA
- the LOC143448667 gene encoding uncharacterized protein LOC143448667 isoform X1: MNTLYKTLVVFLCVCSAFKLDHALTHLNRRRTVRSEGSQATINYNPCEPIPTICHLQPGNLTTVAKSTFPVNVTTLYMGYNCFEFINVTDFQGFFNLTDLILSSNRISNIDDDSFRDQAQLQNVYLDNNRLSSINSETFAGLTGLQELDMSSNRIDGPLQSGTFQHLISLLHLLLNNNRITELEECIMCNTSSLVTLDLSSNMITTVNKDAFKGLVNLELLHLENNRITTFDFSALVALSKLETITTHNNNWTCTCQLLQEYSLFIMQTGFLINCAENSEQLCVVCSEPQQFNDTKIYALAASNFTDCGGTTTAMATTDTEATLSAATEVTSSANNTNSGEITSETMILSSTTTGVVVTSTPTTPYTLPPEAISNMRTMYLILAIAIPVGVVLVISLVAVIYTTISKSNLKHTHDSSALGNTNGAFTTIPMESTDMNGTSSSTPVNVFETTDTGN, translated from the exons ATGAATACCTTGTATAAAACTTTAGTAGTATTTCTCTGCGTTTGCTCTGCATTCAAACTGGATCATGCATTGACACATTTAAACAGAAGACGAACTGTCAGATCAGAAGGAAGCCAAGCCACCATCAACTACAACCCATGTGAACCCATCCCAACAATTTGTCATCTACAACCAGGAAATTTAACCACAGTTGCAAAGTCAACATTTCCAGTAAATGTGACAACACTTTATATGGGATACAACTGTTTTGAGTTTATAAACGTAACAGATTTTCAAGGTTTTTTCAACTTGACCGACCTTATATTGTCAAGCAATAGAATCAGTAACATTGACGACGATTCATTTCGTGATCAAGCACAGCTGCAG AATGTTTATCTTGATAACAATCGACTATCCTCCATCAActctgaaacatttgcaggaCTAACTGGACTACAAGAGCTAGATATGAGT AGTAATCGAATAGATGGGCCGTTGCAAAGTGGGACATTTCAGCATTTGATAAGTCTCTTACATCTTCTGCTAAACAACAATCGAATAACTGAATTAGAGGAATGTATAATGTGCAATACTTCTTCACTAGTTACGCTTGACTTAAGCAGTAACATGATAACAACTGTAAACAAAGATGCCTTCAAG GGCCTAGTAAACTTGGAACTTTTACACTTGGAAAATAACAGAATAACAACGTTTGACTTCAGTGCATTGGTTGCCTTAAGCAAACTGGAAACCATAACAACACATAACAACAACTGGACATGTACTTGTCAACTACTTCAGGAGTATAGCTTGTTTATCATGCAAACAgggtttctgataaactgtgcAGAAAATAGTGAACAGCTTTGTGTGGTTTGCTCTGAGCCACAGCAATTCAATGACACAAAGATTTACGCACTTGCCGCAAGTAATTTCACGGACTGTGGTGGCACCACCACTGCCATGGCAACCACTGATACAGAAGCAACGCTTTCTGCAGCCACAGAAGTAACATCAAGTGCCAACAACACCAACTCTGGAGAAATCACAAGTGAAACGATGATCTTGTCGAGTACCACTACAGGAGTAGTTGTGACAAGCACTCCCACAACGCCATATACTCTTCCACCTGAAGCAATATCAAACATGAGAACAATGTATTTGATTCTGGCAATAGCAATTCCAGTTGGGGTTGTATTGGTTATAAGCTTAGTAGCGGTCATTTACACAACCATATCCAA GTCTAACTTGAAACACACTCATGATTCCTCGGCTTTAGGAAATACAAATGGAGCTTTCACAACAATCCCAATGGAGAGCACTGACATGAATGGCACAAGCAGTTCAACACCAGTgaatgtttttgaaacaactgacACCGGCAATTAG
- the LOC143448667 gene encoding uncharacterized protein LOC143448667 isoform X2: protein MNTLYKTLVVFLCVCSAFKLDHALTHLNRRRTVRSEGSQATINYNPCEPIPTICHLQPGNLTTVAKSTFPVNVTTLYMGYNCFEFINVTDFQGFFNLTDLILSSNRISNIDDDSFRDQAQLQNVYLDNNRLSSINSETFAGLTGLQELDMSSNRIDGPLQSGTFQHLISLLHLLLNNNRITELEECIMCNTSSLVTLDLSSNMITTVNKDAFKGLVNLELLHLENNRITTFDFSALVALSKLETITTHNNNWTCTCQLLQEYSLFIMQTGFLINCAENSEQLCVVCSEPQQFNDTKIYALAASNFTDCGGTTTAMATTDTEATLSAATEVTSSANNTNSGEITSETMILSSTTTGVVVTSTPTTPYTLPPEAISNMRTMYLILAIAIPVGVVLVISLVAVIYTTISKKYKWSFHNNPNGEH, encoded by the exons ATGAATACCTTGTATAAAACTTTAGTAGTATTTCTCTGCGTTTGCTCTGCATTCAAACTGGATCATGCATTGACACATTTAAACAGAAGACGAACTGTCAGATCAGAAGGAAGCCAAGCCACCATCAACTACAACCCATGTGAACCCATCCCAACAATTTGTCATCTACAACCAGGAAATTTAACCACAGTTGCAAAGTCAACATTTCCAGTAAATGTGACAACACTTTATATGGGATACAACTGTTTTGAGTTTATAAACGTAACAGATTTTCAAGGTTTTTTCAACTTGACCGACCTTATATTGTCAAGCAATAGAATCAGTAACATTGACGACGATTCATTTCGTGATCAAGCACAGCTGCAG AATGTTTATCTTGATAACAATCGACTATCCTCCATCAActctgaaacatttgcaggaCTAACTGGACTACAAGAGCTAGATATGAGT AGTAATCGAATAGATGGGCCGTTGCAAAGTGGGACATTTCAGCATTTGATAAGTCTCTTACATCTTCTGCTAAACAACAATCGAATAACTGAATTAGAGGAATGTATAATGTGCAATACTTCTTCACTAGTTACGCTTGACTTAAGCAGTAACATGATAACAACTGTAAACAAAGATGCCTTCAAG GGCCTAGTAAACTTGGAACTTTTACACTTGGAAAATAACAGAATAACAACGTTTGACTTCAGTGCATTGGTTGCCTTAAGCAAACTGGAAACCATAACAACACATAACAACAACTGGACATGTACTTGTCAACTACTTCAGGAGTATAGCTTGTTTATCATGCAAACAgggtttctgataaactgtgcAGAAAATAGTGAACAGCTTTGTGTGGTTTGCTCTGAGCCACAGCAATTCAATGACACAAAGATTTACGCACTTGCCGCAAGTAATTTCACGGACTGTGGTGGCACCACCACTGCCATGGCAACCACTGATACAGAAGCAACGCTTTCTGCAGCCACAGAAGTAACATCAAGTGCCAACAACACCAACTCTGGAGAAATCACAAGTGAAACGATGATCTTGTCGAGTACCACTACAGGAGTAGTTGTGACAAGCACTCCCACAACGCCATATACTCTTCCACCTGAAGCAATATCAAACATGAGAACAATGTATTTGATTCTGGCAATAGCAATTCCAGTTGGGGTTGTATTGGTTATAAGCTTAGTAGCGGTCATTTACACAACCATATCCAA GAAATACAAATGGAGCTTTCACAACAATCCCAATGGAGAGCACTGA